One window of Fusobacterium polymorphum genomic DNA carries:
- a CDS encoding HNH endonuclease: MNIIKILGEECEIIDTLEYITLADSFVKNKIGWGHGEAKLYVGNENERTFSFFGDMKNLDCFFIKKDFKKFLEDAQDEFLNPQQDYIKKGELLFKFKKLIKKLEYEFTDDILPFKITRVDVAPPRVYMNSESEYYDFMRDVALPNISYLSILKIKDKSSNIFYYFRIFIDYRSDIVGYKSLEEERQEEEIIEDEMISKKEKERLIKARVGQGAYREKLLEECPFCPFTLVNDERLLIASHIKPWVKSDDKEKIDPKNGFMFTPTYDKLFDRGFITFADDKSLIVSPWLSPMNQRRLSIYTGKLIDKLNLDEKRKEYLKYHRENIFKS, translated from the coding sequence ATGAATATAATAAAAATACTTGGAGAAGAATGTGAAATTATAGATACTTTAGAGTATATTACTTTAGCAGATTCATTTGTAAAAAATAAGATTGGTTGGGGACATGGAGAAGCTAAATTATATGTTGGGAATGAAAATGAGAGAACATTTTCTTTTTTTGGAGATATGAAAAATCTAGATTGTTTTTTTATAAAAAAAGATTTTAAAAAATTTTTAGAGGATGCACAAGATGAATTTTTAAATCCTCAACAAGATTATATAAAAAAAGGTGAGTTACTTTTTAAATTTAAAAAATTAATAAAAAAACTAGAATATGAATTTACTGATGATATATTACCATTTAAAATAACAAGAGTAGATGTAGCTCCTCCTAGAGTATATATGAATTCAGAATCTGAATATTATGATTTTATGAGAGATGTTGCTTTACCCAATATATCTTATTTGTCAATTTTAAAAATAAAAGATAAAAGTTCAAATATTTTTTACTATTTTAGAATTTTTATAGATTATAGGTCAGATATAGTTGGTTATAAATCATTAGAAGAAGAAAGACAAGAAGAAGAGATAATTGAAGATGAAATGATTTCAAAAAAAGAGAAAGAGAGATTAATAAAAGCTAGAGTAGGACAAGGAGCTTATAGAGAAAAATTATTAGAAGAATGTCCATTTTGTCCTTTTACTTTAGTAAATGATGAGAGATTGTTAATAGCATCACATATAAAACCTTGGGTAAAATCTGATGATAAAGAAAAAATTGACCCTAAAAATGGTTTTATGTTTACTCCAACATATGATAAATTATTTGATAGAGGCTTTATAACTTTTGCTGATGATAAAAGTTTGATTGTATCTCCTTGGTTATCTCCAATGAATCAAAGAAGACTTTCTATTTATACTGGAAAACTTATAGATAAATTAAATTTAGATGAAAAAAGAAAAGAATATTTAAAATATCATCGTGAAAATATATTTAAGTCTTAA
- a CDS encoding MATE family efflux transporter: MLDKTSFRKTVFAFLLPMAIQNLINVAISSTDVIMLGRYSEVALSASSLASQIQFILILLFFGIGSGATVLTAQYWGKKDTKTIEKILAIGIKIAFGLSLFFFIFAFFFSRSAMSLFTNDETTILEGIKYLKIVSFSYLTTSISIVYLVTMRSVERVGVSTVAYATSFVTNFIINYLLIFGNFGFARMGVKGAAIGTLVARLIELGIVFYYNSKNHHFVSIKWKYIKSLDPILKKDFIKYSAPTMMNELLWAGGTAAGIAILGRLGNSIVAANSITSVVRQLAMVFAFGLANTAAIMVGKEIGKKDFHTAEIYAKKLLLYSFLSCLFTVALLFIAKPFIIKKFALNSEVEDYLNLTLNILFYYIPLQSISAVLIVGVFRAGGDTKFALVADVLPLWFGSVLISAIAAFYLNLPAKLVYILIMSDEIIKQPLIIWRYRSKKWINNVTRELN; this comes from the coding sequence ATGTTAGATAAAACTTCTTTTAGAAAAACAGTATTTGCATTTTTACTTCCTATGGCAATACAAAATTTAATTAATGTTGCTATATCCAGTACTGATGTTATTATGCTTGGAAGATATAGTGAAGTTGCATTATCTGCTTCTTCACTTGCTAGTCAAATACAATTTATTTTAATTTTATTATTCTTTGGTATAGGCTCTGGTGCAACAGTTTTAACTGCACAGTATTGGGGTAAGAAAGACACTAAGACAATAGAAAAGATTTTAGCTATTGGTATAAAAATAGCATTTGGTTTAAGTTTATTTTTCTTTATATTTGCATTTTTCTTTTCAAGAAGTGCTATGAGCTTATTTACTAATGATGAAACTACAATCTTAGAGGGGATTAAATATTTAAAAATAGTTAGTTTTTCATATTTAACAACTTCTATTTCTATTGTCTATTTGGTTACTATGAGAAGTGTTGAGAGAGTTGGAGTATCAACAGTTGCTTATGCAACTTCCTTTGTTACTAACTTTATAATCAATTATCTTTTAATTTTTGGAAACTTTGGTTTTGCTAGAATGGGAGTAAAAGGAGCTGCAATAGGAACTCTTGTTGCAAGACTTATTGAACTTGGAATAGTATTTTATTATAACTCTAAAAATCATCATTTTGTTTCTATAAAATGGAAATATATAAAAAGTTTAGACCCTATTTTAAAAAAGGATTTTATAAAATACTCTGCTCCTACTATGATGAATGAACTTCTATGGGCAGGTGGAACAGCAGCAGGAATTGCTATCTTAGGTAGATTAGGAAATTCCATTGTAGCTGCTAACTCAATAACTTCTGTTGTTAGACAGTTAGCAATGGTTTTTGCTTTTGGACTTGCAAATACAGCTGCAATTATGGTTGGAAAAGAAATTGGTAAAAAAGATTTCCATACAGCAGAAATTTATGCAAAAAAACTTTTATTATATTCTTTTCTTTCTTGTTTATTTACTGTTGCTCTACTTTTTATTGCAAAACCTTTTATTATAAAAAAATTTGCTTTAAATTCAGAAGTAGAAGATTATTTAAACCTTACTTTAAATATTTTATTTTACTATATACCTTTACAAAGTATTTCAGCAGTTTTGATTGTTGGAGTTTTTAGAGCTGGAGGAGATACAAAATTTGCACTGGTTGCAGATGTTTTGCCTCTTTGGTTTGGTTCTGTGTTAATTTCAGCTATTGCAGCCTTCTATTTGAATTTACCTGCAAAGTTAGTCTATATTCTTATAATGTCAGATGAAATTATTAAACAACCTCTCATTATTTGGAGATATAGAAGTAAAAAATGGATTAATAATGTTACAAGGGAATTGAACTGA
- the ispF gene encoding 2-C-methyl-D-erythritol 2,4-cyclodiphosphate synthase: MLRIGNGYDVHKLVEGRKLMLGGVEVPHTKGVLGHSDGDVLLHAITDAIIGALGLGDIGLHFPDNDENLKDIDSAILLKKINDIMKEKNYKIVNLDSIIVIQKPKLRPYIDSIRDNIAKILEINSELINVKAKTEEKLGFTGDETGVKSYCVVLLEKEKC; the protein is encoded by the coding sequence ATGTTAAGAATAGGTAATGGTTATGATGTTCATAAATTAGTTGAAGGTAGAAAATTAATGTTAGGTGGTGTAGAAGTCCCTCATACAAAAGGGGTTTTAGGACATTCTGATGGAGATGTACTTTTACATGCAATAACTGATGCAATAATTGGAGCATTAGGCTTGGGGGATATAGGACTACATTTTCCAGATAATGATGAAAATTTAAAAGATATTGATAGTGCTATCTTATTAAAAAAAATAAATGATATTATGAAAGAAAAAAACTATAAAATAGTGAATTTAGACTCTATTATAGTTATACAAAAACCTAAATTAAGACCATATATAGATAGTATTAGAGATAATATTGCAAAAATTTTAGAAATTAATTCTGAACTTATAAATGTAAAGGCTAAGACGGAAGAAAAATTAGGTTTCACTGGTGATGAAACTGGTGTAAAATCCTATTGTGTAGTCTTATTGGAGAAAGAGAAATGTTAG
- the rfaE1 gene encoding D-glycero-beta-D-manno-heptose-7-phosphate kinase, with protein sequence MISKLIENFKNIKIAVIGDLMLDEYIMGKVDRISPEAPVPVVKVIEEKFVLGGAANVINNLAALGANVYCGGLVGKDKNAEKLINAFPKNVDCNLILKVDNRPTIVKKRVIAGHQQLLRLDWEEEFYINEDEENIIIENLKNHIKELNAVILSDYNKGLLTKSLSQKIINLCRENNVIVTVDPKPKNISNFMGASSITPNKKEAYAAVEANSSENIDIVGEKLKEKYNLDTVLITRSEEGMTLYDKEIHNIPTYAKEVYDVTGAGDTVISVFTLAKAAGATWEEAAKIANAAGGIVVGKIGTSIVSEKELIETYNSIYNTGDVCKC encoded by the coding sequence ATGATAAGTAAATTAATAGAAAATTTCAAAAATATTAAAATTGCTGTTATTGGAGATTTAATGTTAGATGAATATATTATGGGAAAAGTGGATAGAATTTCTCCTGAAGCACCTGTTCCTGTTGTTAAAGTTATAGAAGAAAAATTTGTCCTAGGTGGTGCTGCGAATGTTATCAATAATCTTGCTGCCTTAGGAGCTAATGTTTACTGTGGTGGACTTGTAGGAAAAGATAAAAATGCAGAAAAACTTATCAATGCTTTTCCTAAAAATGTTGATTGTAATTTAATTTTAAAAGTTGATAATAGACCTACTATTGTAAAGAAAAGAGTGATTGCAGGACATCAACAACTTTTAAGGCTAGATTGGGAAGAAGAATTTTATATCAATGAAGATGAAGAAAATATAATAATAGAAAATCTTAAAAATCATATAAAAGAATTGAATGCAGTTATTTTATCTGATTACAATAAGGGACTTTTAACAAAATCTCTTTCACAAAAAATTATAAACTTATGTAGAGAAAATAATGTAATTGTTACTGTTGATCCTAAACCAAAAAATATTTCTAATTTTATGGGAGCTTCTTCTATTACTCCAAATAAAAAAGAAGCTTATGCAGCAGTTGAAGCAAACTCATCAGAAAATATTGATATTGTTGGGGAAAAATTAAAAGAAAAATATAATTTAGATACTGTTTTAATAACAAGAAGTGAAGAAGGAATGACTTTATATGATAAAGAAATACATAATATTCCTACTTATGCAAAAGAAGTCTATGATGTAACTGGTGCAGGAGATACAGTTATTTCAGTTTTCACTTTGGCAAAGGCTGCTGGTGCAACTTGGGAAGAGGCTGCTAAGATAGCTAATGCTGCTGGGGGAATAGTTGTAGGAAAGATTGGTACTTCTATTGTTAGTGAAAAGGAATTGATTGAAACTTATAACAGTATATATAATACAGGAGATGTTTGTAAATGTTAA